A section of the Planctomicrobium piriforme genome encodes:
- a CDS encoding YfcE family phosphodiesterase yields MLLGVVSDTHGHIRNTLEAVTRLAGFDITAVLHCGDIVSPGIVPLFAEWPTHFVFGNCDEDTAELRAAIGDVGQTCHGRFGELELDGRKIAFLHGDDGLRFRETIAGGKYDLVCYGHTHKYEHHRDGKTLVLNPGALYRANPHSFAVVDLKTLQVTHVPLTSQD; encoded by the coding sequence ATGCTTCTCGGCGTCGTCAGCGATACCCATGGTCACATTCGCAACACCCTGGAAGCGGTGACGCGGCTGGCCGGGTTCGACATCACCGCCGTGCTGCACTGCGGGGACATCGTCTCGCCAGGCATCGTTCCGCTGTTCGCCGAATGGCCGACGCACTTTGTGTTCGGGAACTGTGACGAAGACACAGCCGAACTACGGGCGGCCATCGGCGACGTCGGCCAGACCTGTCATGGCCGCTTCGGCGAACTCGAACTGGACGGCCGGAAAATTGCCTTCCTGCACGGCGACGACGGCCTGCGGTTTCGGGAAACCATTGCCGGCGGGAAGTACGATCTCGTTTGTTACGGGCACACTCACAAATACGAACATCATCGCGACGGCAAGACTCTCGTCCTGAACCCCGGCGCGCTGTATCGCGCGAACCCCCACTCGTTTGCGGTCGTGGACCTCAAGACGCTGCAGGTCACGCACGTCCCGCTCACTTCGCAAGACTGA
- a CDS encoding Ldh family oxidoreductase, with amino-acid sequence MPTLNYAKLFELGRKILIGAGVPDDDAAVVAEELADANVVGHDSHGVMRLVQYVEFVRDGFAKPGAHFELVKDGPTYAVIDGHFNFGQVTTRAALQLGILKAKEHGTATVLIRNCNHIGRLGAYTHEAALAGMVALMAVNAPGPGGVAPFGGMERRLGTNPISIAAPAGDDAVVLDMTTSATAEGKLRVSKQKGEMVAEGLIIDGYGKPSCDPNAYYDKPFGSILPLGGALMGHKGFGLSVMIDILCGVLSNSGVCRTDLPRGANGVWLQLVEIERFLPRADYDRWMQCYIESIKGCPRLPGVNEILMPGEVERRCRELRMKTGVDIPAETWRQLQELAAGLKVNLDAVVKTAAAS; translated from the coding sequence ATGCCGACGCTCAACTACGCAAAACTGTTCGAACTGGGACGCAAGATTCTGATCGGGGCCGGCGTGCCTGATGACGATGCCGCCGTCGTGGCCGAAGAACTTGCCGATGCCAATGTCGTTGGCCACGACAGCCACGGCGTCATGCGGCTGGTGCAGTACGTCGAGTTCGTCCGCGATGGTTTCGCCAAACCGGGCGCTCATTTCGAACTCGTCAAAGACGGCCCGACGTACGCCGTCATCGACGGCCATTTCAATTTCGGCCAGGTGACGACCCGAGCTGCCCTGCAGTTGGGAATTTTGAAAGCCAAGGAACACGGCACCGCCACCGTTCTGATTCGCAACTGCAATCACATCGGCCGGCTGGGTGCCTACACCCATGAAGCCGCGCTGGCCGGCATGGTCGCACTCATGGCCGTCAACGCCCCCGGCCCCGGCGGCGTGGCCCCGTTTGGCGGCATGGAGCGCCGGCTCGGCACCAACCCCATCAGCATCGCCGCCCCTGCCGGTGACGACGCCGTCGTCCTCGACATGACCACTAGCGCCACCGCCGAAGGCAAGCTGCGCGTCTCCAAGCAAAAAGGAGAGATGGTCGCCGAAGGTCTGATTATCGACGGCTACGGCAAACCCTCCTGCGATCCGAACGCCTATTACGACAAACCGTTCGGATCGATTCTCCCCCTCGGCGGCGCATTGATGGGCCATAAAGGATTTGGACTCTCCGTGATGATCGACATCCTCTGCGGCGTGCTGTCGAACAGTGGAGTCTGCCGCACCGATCTCCCGCGCGGCGCCAACGGCGTCTGGCTGCAGCTCGTCGAAATCGAACGCTTCCTTCCCCGTGCCGACTACGACCGCTGGATGCAGTGCTACATCGAATCGATCAAGGGCTGCCCTCGTCTGCCGGGCGTCAACGAGATTCTCATGCCAGGCGAAGTGGAACGCCGCTGCCGCGAACTCCGCATGAAAACCGGCGTCGACATCCCCGCTGAAACCTGGCGTCAACTCCAGGAACTCGCCGCTGGCCTCAAGGTGAATCTCGACGCAGTCGTGAAAACCGCAGCAGCCAGCTGA
- a CDS encoding amidohydrolase family protein, translated as MRLQARWLFPGDGPPIPDAVITISGDRIAAVERGQNTAAIQLGNAAIIPGLINAHTHLEFSDLAEPIEPRREFATWIQNIIAERRGRAVDTAHSVSLGQQESLRTGTTALAEIATSDWIFDNSLRSPQRCLFYREFLGLSAENVAAQLQTARHFLQRAADAGVNNVGLSPHAPYSLHPDLFEGLCSLAKEFRVPVAMHLAESPAELELLSHATGPLVDLFTNMRLWRPGVIPPGTRPLHYLQRLAQLPQALVVHGNFLDGEEIKFLAAHPQLSIVYCPRTHAAMQSGEHPWRRMQQLGIAVLVGTDSRASNPDLSLWNELRLLSSLAPDLPASDLLAMATSLPADTLGWNDLGTLAPGNRADLCVVSLTDSGLADPQQSLFNGKITQVMCGGEWQT; from the coding sequence ATGCGGCTGCAGGCACGTTGGCTGTTCCCCGGCGATGGTCCTCCCATTCCCGATGCCGTCATCACGATTTCAGGCGATCGGATCGCAGCGGTGGAACGCGGCCAGAACACCGCCGCCATCCAGCTCGGCAATGCGGCGATCATCCCCGGGTTGATCAACGCACACACGCATCTCGAGTTCAGCGACCTGGCAGAGCCCATCGAGCCTCGCCGCGAGTTCGCGACGTGGATTCAAAACATCATCGCCGAGCGCCGGGGCCGTGCCGTCGACACTGCACATAGCGTGTCTCTCGGCCAGCAGGAATCGCTCCGTACTGGAACCACTGCTCTCGCCGAGATCGCCACGTCCGACTGGATCTTCGACAACTCGCTGCGTTCGCCGCAGCGCTGTCTGTTCTACCGCGAGTTTCTCGGCCTTAGTGCAGAAAACGTCGCAGCCCAATTGCAGACCGCCCGACATTTTCTACAGCGAGCCGCAGATGCAGGCGTCAACAACGTCGGATTGAGTCCGCATGCCCCGTACTCGCTACATCCGGATCTCTTCGAAGGTCTTTGCTCGCTGGCAAAGGAATTTCGCGTTCCCGTCGCGATGCACCTCGCGGAATCCCCGGCCGAACTCGAACTCCTCTCCCACGCAACCGGTCCGCTTGTCGACCTGTTCACGAACATGCGGCTCTGGCGACCCGGCGTGATCCCCCCCGGCACTCGGCCGCTACATTACCTGCAGCGTCTCGCACAGTTGCCGCAGGCCCTCGTCGTACACGGCAACTTCCTCGATGGAGAAGAAATCAAATTCCTGGCTGCCCATCCGCAGTTGTCGATCGTCTACTGCCCGCGCACACATGCCGCCATGCAGTCCGGCGAGCATCCCTGGCGGCGGATGCAACAACTCGGCATTGCCGTACTCGTCGGCACCGACAGCCGCGCCTCGAACCCCGATCTCAGCCTGTGGAATGAACTCCGGCTCCTGAGCTCCCTCGCACCCGATCTGCCAGCTTCCGATCTGCTCGCAATGGCGACGTCGCTGCCTGCTGATACGCTCGGCTGGAATGACCTCGGCACACTTGCCCCCGGTAATCGTGCCGATCTGTGCGTCGTCTCACTTACAGATTCCGGCCTGGCCGATCCTCAACAGTCTCTGTTTAACGGGAAGATCACCCAAGTGATGTGTGGCGGTGAGTGGCAAACCTAG
- a CDS encoding outer membrane protein assembly factor BamB family protein, producing the protein MVLQSFPRLPALLAMLAVCLSASQLSAQGKGKNPLGELFRSIDRGIRETGEELEREKTGRDQLDIRPIQRPEDNRRLHQAQDLIQQSRWHDAIEVLQFLLEEETDAFTFSPTREFHSLQMEVDRALGALPPDGLRNYLNKYSPVADRLLQQALQEQNEELLLHAAARYFQTPAGRTALQKLAQLWEDQAQFGRAAAAWQRLAATAAPEDVKSLQRSAALALARAGRTDDALQIAATLQDESLNNQIRTIPVPPSAPEQQVSPFQTFPKALAAAHDPDPVLSPRWSQPLIERHSVQTQLHDLAEDLGEQGRVLIPTIQPLIVNGKLIFRSLRGLQVRDLATGRMLWDRRMQDSPEELVTRPRNENDLDVDQQLYYRETLFEHHQLTSLVYRDDVYGGLSSDGLRLFAVESTGEAVMMSPIQLWQHSEEGEERDSPWATNELAAYDLETGRELWRAGGKQIEDPFSRPLAGTYFFGPPTPDGADLYVIGESGGEVSLICLSARTGEERWSQPLAAPGRPIGEDTVRRYWPCRPVLAEGVILCPTTCGWLTAIDQSSHRLLWTARFAPRLDQHRQFRGGYSVQTMQELNRRWHCAIPMVTRGRVIFTPPEMPDEFGMTQPMVYCLDLLTGKTLWEQSKGERSSGTGLYLAGIWNDQALLVGSGAVTARNISGHGETLWTVALPEPPCGRALIVNDKMLIPVDGKSLLRIDLKTAAIDQRAILVDPQLTLGNLHLDQAALVSLTYEHVGVFPVEASQSIPDADPLAIARQGISSAQVLLANNQHDAALTALSAVEQPGELPPAIVREIALLRWQGLSQRLRANDSEQHDATLAQLHQIATELDRLPEYQRLLADNLLAQGDYSSALNVYLDIFVSSPPDLRVEDGDRIVRIDSWTGGRLHELFQSLPDDGERATFGGKTAARLQRFSLDPVKRDRWARALYFHPLGLQLELNLAQSDLETGRKSAALTRLQRVAGGDDPELRAQALLMLADQLAQLGWQRDAANCYLRLQQSPNHKLANETQTHDAAAKGIQSLGEQPSVVSNSRLWQGAWQLERIGLSGSELGLTSVDSVGSGFEALEALRLLHDPDLQRFRIEDRASGRFLASFPLRAMVSLDHQPSVAARLQGGYAFVVHRGVLHALDWAGQQVQWTWSPELRGQALNRLASVHSNQHYTLQPISQFITTRQYHANRHQTGYLVASNERALLLLCRDWIALDPVSGEELWRVTRAPDRGQASAVGMDWFAVSSRNDRELLSAIDGRRGTEDEQSERAARAISVVGDDFIILRRRARQTPDTPGCDLQRVTRQGDVVWRVDLPVSAWLALPDAQTLCWLSTEGDFSVVDFAQGQQHLVAKLPGIRNEGKLPVSVLADDDRYYAIVEDAETQPTYINMGGINASGSVFAFDRTGKRLWNYESPRMQQTGQVNLDTQRVPPKWPLKLLIQDFSENPLLLLVGDASDHTGDLYFHRLRMVGLDKATGVPVIDWEQPSESGGFSFLHVDPEQRLIELRTYNERLRLSPHAKQTAPTPPVEEPKP; encoded by the coding sequence ATGGTGTTGCAATCGTTTCCCCGGCTGCCTGCTCTGCTGGCCATGCTCGCCGTTTGTCTTTCTGCATCCCAGCTGTCCGCCCAAGGGAAGGGGAAGAATCCCCTCGGCGAACTCTTCCGCAGCATCGACCGCGGAATCCGTGAAACCGGTGAAGAACTGGAACGAGAGAAGACAGGCCGCGACCAGCTCGACATCCGCCCGATCCAGCGACCTGAAGACAACCGTCGGCTGCATCAGGCACAGGATCTGATTCAGCAATCCCGCTGGCACGACGCGATTGAAGTACTCCAGTTTCTGCTGGAAGAAGAGACCGATGCTTTTACCTTCTCTCCGACTCGCGAATTTCACTCCCTGCAGATGGAAGTCGACCGCGCTCTCGGCGCGTTGCCGCCTGACGGCCTGCGGAACTATCTGAATAAGTATTCGCCCGTCGCCGATCGACTACTTCAACAGGCGTTGCAGGAACAGAACGAAGAACTCCTCCTGCATGCTGCCGCCCGTTACTTCCAGACCCCAGCCGGCCGCACCGCATTGCAGAAGCTGGCGCAGCTCTGGGAAGATCAGGCTCAGTTCGGCCGCGCGGCCGCCGCCTGGCAACGGCTCGCCGCCACCGCCGCGCCGGAAGACGTGAAGTCGCTGCAGCGCTCCGCCGCCCTCGCCCTCGCCCGAGCTGGCCGCACCGATGACGCCCTGCAGATCGCCGCGACGCTGCAGGACGAAAGCCTGAACAACCAGATCCGCACCATCCCCGTTCCACCATCGGCTCCCGAGCAACAAGTCAGCCCGTTTCAGACATTTCCCAAAGCACTCGCCGCGGCACACGATCCCGATCCCGTCCTCTCTCCCCGCTGGTCACAGCCGTTAATCGAACGCCATAGCGTTCAAACGCAACTTCACGATCTGGCGGAAGACCTCGGCGAACAAGGACGAGTCCTGATCCCCACCATTCAGCCGTTGATTGTGAACGGAAAGCTGATTTTTCGTTCACTCCGCGGACTTCAGGTGCGAGACCTGGCCACCGGTCGCATGCTCTGGGACCGCCGGATGCAAGACAGCCCGGAAGAACTCGTCACCCGACCGCGGAATGAGAACGATCTCGATGTCGACCAGCAGCTCTACTACCGCGAGACCCTGTTCGAACACCATCAATTGACGAGTCTCGTTTACCGCGATGACGTCTATGGCGGACTCAGCAGCGACGGCCTGCGGCTGTTTGCCGTCGAGTCGACTGGTGAAGCGGTCATGATGTCTCCCATTCAGCTCTGGCAGCACTCCGAGGAAGGGGAAGAACGGGACTCTCCCTGGGCGACCAACGAACTCGCCGCCTATGACCTCGAAACAGGTCGCGAACTCTGGCGGGCAGGCGGCAAACAGATTGAAGACCCGTTCTCGCGCCCCCTGGCCGGCACTTACTTCTTTGGACCTCCCACGCCGGACGGTGCGGACCTGTATGTGATCGGCGAGTCCGGCGGCGAAGTCTCGCTGATCTGTCTCTCGGCGCGAACCGGTGAAGAACGCTGGTCGCAGCCGCTGGCAGCCCCCGGTCGTCCCATTGGAGAAGATACCGTCCGACGTTACTGGCCCTGCCGTCCGGTGCTGGCCGAAGGGGTGATTCTCTGTCCGACCACCTGCGGTTGGCTGACCGCGATCGACCAGTCGTCGCATCGGCTGCTCTGGACGGCACGGTTCGCTCCCCGGCTCGATCAGCATCGCCAGTTTCGCGGCGGTTATTCCGTGCAGACGATGCAGGAACTCAATCGGCGGTGGCACTGCGCGATTCCGATGGTCACCCGCGGCCGGGTCATTTTCACTCCGCCTGAGATGCCCGACGAATTCGGGATGACGCAGCCGATGGTCTACTGCCTGGACCTGCTCACCGGCAAAACGTTGTGGGAACAATCCAAAGGGGAACGTTCGAGCGGCACCGGCCTGTACCTGGCTGGCATCTGGAACGATCAGGCACTTCTCGTCGGCAGCGGCGCGGTGACCGCCCGCAACATCTCCGGTCATGGCGAAACGCTCTGGACCGTGGCGCTGCCTGAGCCTCCCTGCGGTCGTGCCCTCATCGTCAACGACAAAATGCTGATCCCCGTCGACGGCAAGTCGCTGCTGCGAATCGATTTGAAAACCGCTGCCATCGATCAACGGGCGATCCTCGTCGATCCTCAACTCACGCTCGGCAACCTGCATCTCGATCAAGCAGCCCTCGTCTCGCTGACGTACGAACATGTCGGTGTGTTTCCGGTCGAAGCGTCGCAATCGATTCCTGATGCCGATCCTCTCGCCATTGCCAGACAAGGAATCAGCTCGGCACAGGTGCTGCTTGCCAACAACCAGCACGACGCCGCGCTCACAGCGCTGAGTGCGGTAGAGCAACCTGGCGAACTGCCTCCGGCGATCGTGCGTGAGATCGCCCTGCTCCGCTGGCAAGGTCTGTCCCAGCGGTTACGGGCAAACGACTCAGAGCAACACGACGCCACGCTCGCACAGCTGCATCAGATCGCGACCGAACTCGACCGCCTGCCGGAATATCAGCGACTCCTCGCCGACAACCTGCTTGCACAGGGAGATTATTCCAGCGCATTAAATGTCTATCTCGACATTTTCGTCTCGTCTCCGCCAGATTTGCGGGTCGAAGACGGCGATCGCATCGTCCGCATCGACAGTTGGACCGGCGGCCGACTGCATGAACTCTTCCAGTCGCTCCCTGATGATGGCGAACGAGCGACGTTTGGCGGTAAAACGGCCGCCCGCCTGCAACGCTTCTCCCTTGATCCTGTCAAACGTGATCGCTGGGCGCGTGCCCTTTATTTCCACCCCCTCGGCCTGCAACTTGAGCTGAACCTCGCCCAGTCCGATCTCGAAACAGGTCGCAAGTCGGCGGCACTCACTCGACTGCAACGCGTGGCCGGCGGTGACGACCCCGAACTTCGCGCGCAAGCGTTGCTCATGCTGGCGGATCAACTCGCACAGCTTGGGTGGCAGCGCGATGCCGCGAACTGCTACCTGCGGCTGCAACAAAGTCCCAACCACAAACTGGCGAATGAAACCCAAACGCACGACGCGGCTGCCAAAGGGATCCAGTCGCTCGGAGAACAGCCGTCGGTAGTCTCCAATTCCCGATTGTGGCAAGGGGCCTGGCAACTGGAACGCATCGGCCTTTCCGGGAGCGAACTGGGCCTGACGAGCGTCGACTCGGTCGGATCCGGTTTCGAAGCACTCGAAGCACTCCGTCTCCTGCACGACCCTGACCTGCAGCGATTCCGTATCGAAGATCGCGCCTCTGGCCGGTTCCTCGCCTCGTTTCCGCTTCGGGCGATGGTCTCTCTCGATCACCAACCCAGCGTGGCCGCTCGACTGCAAGGGGGTTATGCCTTCGTCGTGCATCGCGGAGTTCTGCACGCACTCGACTGGGCCGGACAACAGGTGCAGTGGACCTGGAGTCCCGAGCTTCGCGGGCAGGCGCTCAACCGCCTTGCCTCGGTGCATTCCAATCAGCATTACACCCTGCAGCCGATTTCTCAGTTCATCACCACCCGCCAGTATCACGCCAATCGCCACCAGACAGGTTATCTCGTCGCCAGTAACGAACGGGCATTGCTCTTGCTCTGTCGCGACTGGATCGCCCTCGATCCGGTCTCTGGCGAAGAACTCTGGCGCGTCACCCGGGCGCCGGATCGCGGTCAGGCAAGTGCCGTCGGCATGGATTGGTTTGCCGTCTCCTCGCGAAATGACCGAGAACTCCTCAGTGCCATCGACGGTCGACGGGGGACTGAAGACGAACAGAGCGAACGCGCTGCCCGTGCCATCAGCGTGGTCGGCGATGACTTTATCATTCTGCGCCGCCGTGCCCGGCAGACTCCCGATACCCCCGGCTGCGACCTGCAGCGCGTCACTCGGCAGGGAGATGTTGTCTGGCGTGTCGATCTGCCCGTCAGCGCCTGGCTCGCCTTGCCCGATGCACAGACATTGTGCTGGCTTTCGACCGAAGGGGACTTCTCTGTCGTCGACTTCGCGCAGGGACAGCAGCACCTGGTGGCGAAACTCCCCGGCATCCGCAACGAAGGGAAGCTCCCCGTCAGCGTGCTGGCGGATGATGATCGCTACTACGCGATTGTGGAAGACGCAGAAACACAGCCTACCTATATCAACATGGGGGGCATCAACGCTTCCGGCTCGGTCTTCGCATTCGATCGCACCGGAAAACGACTGTGGAACTACGAATCCCCCCGCATGCAGCAGACCGGACAGGTGAATCTCGACACGCAGCGCGTCCCCCCCAAATGGCCGCTCAAATTGCTGATTCAGGACTTCAGCGAGAATCCTTTACTGCTGCTGGTGGGAGACGCGTCGGACCACACCGGCGACCTGTATTTTCACCGACTGCGGATGGTCGGTCTCGATAAGGCGACCGGCGTGCCTGTCATCGACTGGGAACAGCCGAGCGAGTCAGGCGGCTTTTCGTTTTTGCATGTCGACCCGGAACAACGGCTGATCGAACTGCGGACCTATAACGAACGGCTGCGACTTTCTCCGCACGCAAAACAGACGGCCCCCACTCCCCCGGTCGAGGAGCCAAAGCCGTGA
- a CDS encoding MFS transporter, with product MSALERPVSARWAIGTLFLLNGVVFANWAARIPAVQLQRSLANWQLGIVFGSLALGALVGMPVTGRLCARYGSDRVCRWCLTGFLASFLGLGWVPGLPGFFVLLFLFGLTHGALDVAMNAQAIEVERRYHRPIMSSFHALWSAGALLGATAGGVFAYNSWNVPAHFLAVAIFFSVLGLLISPRFLKVISDAGPAAAWQRPTRRIIGLGIVAFCVMVGEGAMGDWSTVYLQQVLGIREGLAPAGYAVFSVSMAVGRVLGDSMIQRLGPLNQLRFSGLLSMAGLATLLMSESFEWALVGFLCIGGGFATVVPIVFSAAGNSPGIDPGAGVASVSLLGYFGFLIGPPVIGAVAEVWNLPTALSMLFAASVLTILMAPLAQSRPEPAPDSTPA from the coding sequence ATGTCTGCTCTTGAGCGCCCTGTCTCAGCACGCTGGGCGATTGGAACTCTTTTTCTGCTGAACGGCGTGGTGTTTGCCAATTGGGCAGCGCGGATTCCTGCCGTCCAGTTGCAACGCTCCCTCGCCAACTGGCAGTTGGGAATCGTCTTCGGTTCGCTGGCGCTGGGGGCTCTGGTCGGCATGCCGGTCACCGGCCGGCTGTGTGCCCGCTACGGCAGCGACCGCGTTTGCCGCTGGTGTCTGACCGGGTTTCTGGCGAGCTTTCTCGGCCTGGGCTGGGTGCCTGGGCTGCCAGGTTTCTTTGTGCTTTTGTTTTTGTTTGGACTCACGCATGGAGCGCTCGACGTCGCCATGAATGCTCAGGCGATCGAGGTCGAACGCCGTTACCATCGCCCGATCATGTCGTCGTTTCATGCGTTGTGGAGCGCCGGCGCGTTGCTGGGCGCCACGGCCGGGGGAGTCTTTGCGTACAACAGTTGGAACGTGCCAGCGCACTTTCTGGCGGTTGCCATTTTCTTCTCTGTACTGGGTTTGCTGATCTCACCGCGGTTTCTCAAGGTCATCAGCGACGCCGGACCTGCTGCCGCCTGGCAGCGGCCCACCCGACGCATTATCGGCTTGGGAATCGTGGCTTTCTGCGTGATGGTCGGCGAAGGGGCGATGGGAGACTGGAGTACCGTCTACCTGCAACAGGTGCTGGGAATTCGCGAAGGTCTCGCCCCCGCAGGGTATGCCGTCTTTTCAGTCTCGATGGCGGTCGGTCGAGTCCTGGGAGACTCGATGATTCAGCGACTCGGTCCTCTGAACCAACTGCGATTCAGCGGGCTGCTCTCGATGGCCGGACTGGCGACTCTACTCATGTCCGAGTCGTTTGAATGGGCGCTCGTCGGCTTTTTGTGCATCGGGGGCGGTTTTGCGACGGTGGTCCCGATTGTGTTCAGCGCGGCTGGCAACTCGCCTGGCATCGACCCTGGGGCAGGCGTCGCCTCTGTCAGCCTGCTGGGCTACTTCGGCTTTCTGATCGGTCCCCCGGTCATTGGCGCGGTCGCCGAGGTTTGGAATCTCCCCACCGCCCTCTCGATGCTCTTCGCCGCCAGCGTCCTGACGATTCTCATGGCCCCCCTCGCGCAGTCGCGTCCCGAACCTGCCCCGGACAGCACCCCTGCCTGA
- a CDS encoding sodium/solute symporter: protein MIYQPSLIAVVIFLLFVGATMGLSFYLGSRAKSSQGYFAAHGQIPWFINGVAFAGDYLSAASFLGICGMIAFYGYDGFLYSIGYLAGWIVALFVVAEPLKRLGKFTFADALDAKFQSRGIKLAVGISTLVVSLFYLIPQMVGAGVLVQPLLGLSHWQGVALVGATVIVIVVSAGMVSTTWVQFLKGALLVFFSLILTCMILNQGLVVREGGIDGHKFRTIGPVAEEDLGEPAWIEKHMGNLTLLTLDSAWGDLDYYRTEDAKTGQILTWRIERQADGQILLREAQTLTKTADGKVLVNGLPKGTKRGEPELHPVGYLSKLPDGQTETGPLNPLSYLQKLQGSEVIRWPSELVKESDGSQTTVFYQQPTSGAKLLLPGNHPTFKGIHSDKWFDKINFISLMLALFCGTASLPHILIRYYTVKDEISARKSTIVGIAAIGFFYVLTLYLGLGAMVSGALDVTDSNMAAPLLAKSMNEWLFAIISAIAFTTVLGTVSGLILASSGAVTHDLLITVCGFKLNDFEQVRIAKFASVIIGAIAIVLGIIFEKLNVAYLVGWAFSVAASANLPSLVMMLFWKGTTKEGVIAAVVVGMTSSLGWILLSQDTYKSVYGIDPANAIVPFSQPGVVTIPLGFLVLIVVSLLTRKRETV from the coding sequence GACTACCTGTCCGCCGCGTCGTTCCTCGGCATTTGCGGAATGATCGCCTTCTACGGGTACGACGGCTTCCTATATTCCATCGGATACCTGGCCGGCTGGATTGTCGCCCTGTTTGTGGTGGCGGAACCGCTCAAGCGCCTCGGAAAGTTCACGTTCGCCGACGCCCTCGATGCGAAATTCCAGTCCCGCGGCATCAAGCTGGCCGTGGGAATCAGCACGCTGGTCGTCAGCTTGTTTTATCTGATTCCGCAGATGGTCGGCGCCGGCGTGCTGGTGCAGCCGTTGCTGGGGCTGAGTCACTGGCAAGGGGTCGCTCTCGTTGGGGCGACGGTGATTGTCATCGTCGTTTCCGCCGGCATGGTCTCCACCACCTGGGTCCAGTTTCTGAAGGGGGCATTGCTCGTCTTCTTCAGTCTGATTCTCACCTGCATGATCCTCAATCAAGGGCTCGTGGTCCGCGAGGGGGGCATCGACGGCCACAAGTTCCGCACGATCGGTCCAGTTGCGGAAGAAGATCTGGGCGAACCTGCCTGGATCGAGAAACACATGGGCAACCTCACGTTGCTGACGCTCGATTCCGCGTGGGGGGATCTCGATTACTACCGTACGGAAGATGCCAAAACCGGTCAGATTCTCACCTGGAGAATCGAACGCCAGGCGGACGGACAAATTCTGCTCCGTGAGGCCCAGACATTGACGAAAACGGCCGACGGCAAAGTGCTGGTCAACGGCCTGCCGAAGGGGACGAAACGGGGCGAGCCGGAACTGCATCCGGTCGGTTATCTAAGCAAGCTGCCGGACGGACAGACCGAGACCGGACCGTTGAATCCGTTGTCTTATCTCCAAAAGCTCCAAGGTTCCGAAGTGATTCGCTGGCCGAGCGAACTGGTCAAGGAGAGCGACGGGAGCCAGACCACCGTCTTCTATCAGCAGCCAACCTCAGGCGCGAAGCTCCTGCTGCCTGGCAATCACCCCACCTTCAAGGGAATTCACAGCGACAAGTGGTTTGACAAAATCAACTTTATCTCGCTGATGCTCGCCCTGTTCTGCGGCACGGCGTCGCTCCCGCACATCCTGATTCGCTATTACACGGTGAAAGACGAAATCAGTGCCCGGAAAAGCACGATTGTCGGCATCGCCGCCATCGGCTTCTTCTATGTGCTCACCCTCTATCTCGGCCTGGGCGCGATGGTGAGCGGAGCGCTGGACGTCACCGATTCCAACATGGCTGCCCCACTGCTCGCCAAGAGCATGAATGAATGGCTCTTCGCGATCATCTCGGCGATTGCCTTTACGACGGTGCTGGGCACGGTCAGCGGGTTGATTCTGGCGTCCAGCGGTGCGGTGACGCATGATCTTCTGATTACCGTCTGCGGCTTCAAGCTGAACGACTTCGAACAGGTGCGAATCGCCAAATTCGCGTCGGTCATCATCGGGGCCATTGCCATCGTACTGGGGATCATCTTCGAGAAACTGAACGTTGCCTATCTGGTGGGCTGGGCGTTCAGCGTCGCGGCCTCGGCGAATCTTCCCTCGCTGGTGATGATGCTCTTCTGGAAAGGAACCACGAAAGAGGGCGTCATCGCCGCTGTCGTCGTCGGCATGACTTCGTCCCTCGGGTGGATTCTCCTCAGCCAGGACACCTACAAAAGCGTCTACGGCATCGACCCGGCAAATGCGATTGTCCCGTTCAGCCAGCCCGGCGTCGTGACGATTCCGCTTGGGTTCCTGGTGTTGATCGTGGTCTCGCTGCTGACCAGAAAACGGGAAACCGTTTAA